The following is a genomic window from Candidatus Acidiferrales bacterium.
TCAATGTGCTGTCTGGATTCAAAGCGAAGTGCGGTACCTCGCCTCCGCTTGATTCGTCAGCGTTGTAGATGCTGGCAAGCTGCGGTTCGTGGGAAGTCTGACTCAAGCTGAAGTAGATATTGGATTCGGGTGTGATGTTATAATTCAATCCTATTCTTGGGTTGACAAAATGATATGGAACGTCGAATGTATTTCCGACAAATGTTTCACCGTAGAATTTATATTGCTTGAATTCGTATTCGAGGTCGAGCATAAGAGTGAGCTGCGGACTGACGTCAAAAAGCTCATGGCCATATGCCGTTGCCACGTCGGTGCGAGCGTGCCACTCGTTGTAATGATAGTCGACAGATAAATTTGCCGGCAAATTATTTGCCCACCTTATGCTCGCCCAGTGATCGGAATAGTTTTGATCTAGCTCGGCTCCGAGTACAAGTGTCCCATCATAATGCCGGATTGTCAGGCAGGGAAGCCATCCATATTGTTTAAGATCTTCGTATGCGTGAATCAAAGCGTCACTCGGATTACTTGATGGACGAAATCCGTATTGGGGAGTTATCCGGAAATAACTTGTGTCTGCCCAAGATCCGTCATAGTCGTAAAATCCTGAGCCAAGTATCATAAAAAGGGAGTTCTTGAAAGCCAGCGTCGGGGAGATTCTCCATTCGTTCAGAAGTTCAAAATGGGGTTGAGAGAAATTTTCCGTTTCGGCGCCCCGCCTCGGAACTGCATATACCGTATCTCCGTTTGCGATGAATCGGGTCATGTGAGGCGAATAGTTGACCTGGTTGCTGTCGCTGTTCCAGTCATCCCAATTCTGCGTGCGGAGATTTTTGTCAAGTGCCGCAAACTTCGGCAGGCCTAGATATGAAAGGCCGTCTGAGATTGGCCCGCCGTAAAAGTTCAGCTCCGTTGTCACATTGTCGTCATACCTTGCAGCATTGAGAAAATAGCTGTCAAGGTTCACCCAGGAATCTTGCCGGTATCCGTCCGTCATGTTTTTTGCAAGGTGAGCGTAAACGGAGTATCGGTCTCCGATCAATCCCGAGCTGAGAGTTGTCGAGTATCGTCTGACGTAACCGTTCGAACCGGTCGATCCCATGCCGTAAGTGAAATTCATCTCTCTCTCGTTTGCAGGATTTGTTGTCTCAAGATCTATAGACCCGCCGATTGCAGGAGCACCGTAGAACTCATTGCCTGCGCCGCGCTGAACTTGAATGGACTCTGTGCTCGCCTGCAAGTCCGGCATGTCGATCCAGTAGACATTATGATCTTCTGGATCGTTCTGTGGTATTCCATTGACCATGATGGAGATTCTTCGCTGGTCAAAGCCACGCATCGTGATATAGGAGTAGCCGATGCCTTCGCCGTTTTCGGAATATTCAGTGATTGATGGAAGCTGCGACAACAGAACCGGGATGTCCTGGAAAGCAAATTGACTGTTAATGGTTGTATCAGGCATTTCACTGAACGTTACCGGGCTTTGCCGCCCTCTCGCAAGTTGAGCCGTGACCAAGACGGGCAGAAGATTATAAGTCTTTCGCGCTAGATAAATGATGAGTGGTATACTGGGAACAGCAACAGAAATCCTCTCTGCATTATAACCGCCAGCAGAAACTTCCATGAGATACGGTCCCTGAGGAATATCTGTGAATTCAAATTCCCCCTCTGTATTGCTCAATACCATCCTTGTCTGAGTTTCTCCTGAGCTCAGCAAGGCTATTCTCGCGATAGCGATTCGCGAATTGTCCGTTGAATCGAAGATGATGCCGGTCAAACTGAATTTATTTTGGCCGTTTGCCGCCACATAAAATAGCATTACTGCAAAGAACACAACTTCATGTTTCTTCATGACTTCTCCATAAACAATTAAACCGTTTCCACTTCCGACCCGAGACACGGCGGTCGAAAATAAAAACGGCGAACAAATATAGAAGTCCGGTCCATTTTCCTCCGCTGGTATTGTCCAGATCAGGTTCGTAGGGTTTTTCTCAGCCGTCCCGACGTGAGCAATTCATGTCGGGACAGCACCCCTAACGGACGAATGAATTTATGAAAGCAACGCGGCTAAATCAAGCATCATGATGCGGATACGGGGTTCAGTCGAACGTGAAAACGTAAGACGCTAAGGATGGTTCGATGGCGGGAATTAGTGAAAAGGGAATGAGTATTCTTTGGGAGGTGAATCATAAACTTCGTTTGGGGTGTCGAGTGGGGCATTATCAGAGTAACATAATATAGATTCTGTAACTCTTTAATCTATGTTAATCCTTCGTTTTAAGCACGCTTGCAGGCCGCGGCTCCTTCTTTTCTTTTATCCGACTTCCTATTTCTTTAGGTTACTTCTCGATTTCGATTCTAGGTCCGGCAAAGATTGTCGGAACAAGATTTTCCAAAGCGACCTTGTTGTATGATGATACGCCTGATCCCAACAACCCATTGAACAGGTCTAGATACTCAGAGAGTTTGTCCTTCAAACGCACTGCATGTCCCATCATTGATTCACCGGGGACACCGCTGTA
Proteins encoded in this region:
- a CDS encoding TonB-dependent receptor; this translates as MKKHEVVFFAVMLFYVAANGQNKFSLTGIIFDSTDNSRIAIARIALLSSGETQTRMVLSNTEGEFEFTDIPQGPYLMEVSAGGYNAERISVAVPSIPLIIYLARKTYNLLPVLVTAQLARGRQSPVTFSEMPDTTINSQFAFQDIPVLLSQLPSITEYSENGEGIGYSYITMRGFDQRRISIMVNGIPQNDPEDHNVYWIDMPDLQASTESIQVQRGAGNEFYGAPAIGGSIDLETTNPANEREMNFTYGMGSTGSNGYVRRYSTTLSSGLIGDRYSVYAHLAKNMTDGYRQDSWVNLDSYFLNAARYDDNVTTELNFYGGPISDGLSYLGLPKFAALDKNLRTQNWDDWNSDSNQVNYSPHMTRFIANGDTVYAVPRRGAETENFSQPHFELLNEWRISPTLAFKNSLFMILGSGFYDYDGSWADTSYFRITPQYGFRPSSNPSDALIHAYEDLKQYGWLPCLTIRHYDGTLVLGAELDQNYSDHWASIRWANNLPANLSVDYHYNEWHARTDVATAYGHELFDVSPQLTLMLDLEYEFKQYKFYGETFVGNTFDVPYHFVNPRIGLNYNITPESNIYFSLSQTSHEPQLASIYNADESSGGEVPHFALNPDSTLNFGEPLIKPETLNDFELGYHSANNRFSLGLTAYWMEFYNELVSNGELDQYGQPIDGNAQRTRHIGLEFETAANLTNEFSIYGNLSLSRNRIIHYIYYETEADSLNNSIVVPDKLDGNRIGGFPELLGNIRATYALGGFAVALLGQYVGSQYTDNFELLSDKIDPYFIVNGWISYKVNNFLSLSSVEFKLYCNNLLNKLYIAHGEGQYFYPAATRNLFLNCSINL